From Pelotomaculum schinkii, the proteins below share one genomic window:
- a CDS encoding dynamin family protein encodes MLDQFVLRKNTMIQVLDQAVAFARQKENSLAASLLLESRERLIQETFTLVILGEFKRGKSTFINALLGAQLLPTAIVPLTAIPTVIRYGESLVVYAVHMSGVIEEISLDQISGYVTEKGNPKNTKKIREVQIRYPSEFLEQGIILVDTPGVGSVYQHNTEAAYAYLPYSDAAAFIISIDAPLSKIELDYLKDISKYVNKLFYILNKVDIATAEDVTEAGAFAVETLKSHLGEGNYELLPMSARQALQSRTGGDSAISLEASGILTFEKKLGNFIHNNKGQLILEASAARALRTIGELEVELQLWQRAMEGSLEELDQKIDAFTAQMESLEQDREDSIYLLYREVERLGTSVGENLNDFFSVKADELVKLLEEYYHKESPGKSAKELAVILNQYSRELILSVLDEKRNEQRLIIREQFEKVALRFFGRIEEIVDRMMEISAEIFNISVDKSASKEYILGSKRFYFYFEEHPSFIPSLETLTVLGVLPKTLVGGRLLKNAKNKLVELFDRNCGRVRFDLAEGLKESARDVAGDLRLRANSVSKGLLAAIHTARLERDLGEKERAERLESWRKEYDELRQMKDMVQQVIASR; translated from the coding sequence ATGTTGGACCAGTTTGTTTTAAGAAAAAATACTATGATCCAGGTATTGGACCAGGCAGTCGCTTTCGCCAGGCAAAAGGAGAACTCCCTGGCCGCATCGCTCCTGCTTGAGAGCAGGGAAAGGCTAATCCAGGAAACATTCACTCTTGTTATTTTGGGTGAATTCAAGCGGGGCAAGTCCACTTTTATCAACGCGCTTTTGGGCGCCCAACTCCTCCCAACCGCGATCGTACCGTTAACAGCCATCCCGACTGTGATTCGTTACGGGGAGAGTCTTGTTGTTTACGCAGTCCACATGAGCGGTGTCATTGAAGAAATTTCACTGGATCAAATATCCGGTTACGTTACGGAAAAGGGTAACCCCAAAAACACCAAAAAGATCCGTGAGGTCCAGATCCGCTACCCCTCGGAATTTCTTGAACAGGGTATAATCCTGGTCGACACGCCAGGGGTGGGTTCGGTTTACCAGCACAACACAGAAGCGGCCTATGCCTATCTGCCATACTCAGACGCTGCTGCTTTTATCATTTCCATCGACGCGCCGCTTAGTAAAATTGAACTTGATTACCTGAAAGATATCTCGAAATACGTTAACAAGCTGTTTTATATCCTGAACAAGGTTGATATAGCCACAGCGGAAGATGTAACTGAAGCCGGCGCTTTTGCTGTGGAAACCTTAAAGTCGCACCTGGGCGAGGGGAACTATGAACTGTTACCGATGTCAGCCAGACAGGCCTTGCAGAGCCGGACCGGCGGCGACAGTGCAATATCGTTGGAGGCCAGCGGTATATTGACGTTCGAAAAAAAACTGGGGAATTTTATCCACAACAACAAGGGCCAGTTAATCCTGGAGGCATCCGCCGCCAGAGCGCTCCGGACAATCGGGGAACTGGAAGTGGAGCTTCAGCTTTGGCAACGGGCAATGGAAGGTTCATTGGAAGAACTCGACCAAAAAATTGATGCCTTTACAGCTCAGATGGAGTCTTTGGAGCAAGACCGGGAGGACTCAATTTATCTTCTCTACCGAGAGGTGGAACGCCTGGGAACATCGGTAGGGGAAAACCTCAATGATTTCTTTTCGGTTAAGGCAGATGAGCTGGTAAAGTTGTTGGAAGAGTACTATCATAAAGAGTCGCCCGGTAAGTCGGCTAAAGAGTTGGCTGTTATTTTAAACCAATACAGCAGGGAACTTATCCTGAGCGTCCTGGATGAAAAACGCAACGAACAGCGCCTGATCATAAGGGAGCAATTTGAAAAGGTGGCGCTTCGCTTTTTTGGCAGGATTGAAGAAATAGTTGACCGGATGATGGAGATTTCGGCGGAAATTTTCAACATATCCGTGGATAAGTCGGCATCCAAGGAATACATCCTGGGTTCAAAAAGGTTTTACTTTTACTTTGAGGAACACCCATCCTTCATTCCCTCATTGGAGACTTTAACAGTGTTGGGTGTGCTCCCAAAAACACTGGTAGGCGGCCGTTTGCTGAAAAATGCTAAAAACAAACTTGTAGAACTTTTTGACCGCAACTGCGGCCGTGTCCGTTTCGACCTGGCAGAAGGCTTGAAGGAAAGCGCCAGGGATGTGGCTGGCGATCTAAGGCTGCGAGCCAACTCAGTGTCCAAAGGACTGCTCGCAGCTATTCATACAGCCAGGTTGGAAAGGGACCTGGGTGAGAAGGAGCGTGCCGAAAGATTGGAAAGTTGGCGTAAGGAATATGATGAGCTGAGACAGATGAAAGATATGGTTCAGCAAGTTATTGCCTCTCGTTAG
- a CDS encoding MutS-related protein — translation MKAFLMYKDLDFDLQAKLPVNGQALTQDLELDTLFNAMALGDRFLFEVVRKAFLSGLNDLDTILYRQDILKDCLKNAAIVRDIYDIAVESIESEKKNYFGFYSKYPSAILHRAINVLKMFLGMLKKLKNIAGEHADKFESEGFTAFFTMINKELDEEYFAVIQNHLRELEFRDGVLISAELGKGNKGINYILRKPHDKKQSWIARIFAKKQQAHTLYISDRDENGARALSELNDRGINLVANALAQSTDHILSFFNVLRIELAFYVGCLNLHGQLSQKGEPMSFPVPVAPNERRHSFSGLYDVCLALNLEQSVVGNDVNADNKDLVIITGANQGGKSTFLRSIGLCQLMMQCGMFVAAESFCANICDGLFTHYKREEDAAMNSGKLDEELSRMSDIVDNIRADSLLLFNESFAATNEREGSEIARQIICALLEKRIKVFFVTHLYDFAHGFYDKQTDNAIFLRAERQTGGERTFKIIEGEPLQTSFGKDLYDRIFETNG, via the coding sequence ATGAAAGCTTTTCTCATGTATAAAGATCTTGATTTTGATCTGCAGGCGAAATTACCTGTGAATGGACAAGCGCTGACACAAGATCTGGAATTGGACACGCTGTTTAACGCCATGGCGCTCGGCGACAGGTTTCTTTTTGAAGTGGTAAGAAAAGCCTTTCTGTCCGGTTTAAATGATCTGGACACAATACTGTATCGCCAAGATATTCTTAAAGATTGCCTGAAAAATGCTGCCATAGTCAGGGATATCTACGATATCGCGGTAGAATCAATTGAAAGCGAGAAAAAAAATTATTTTGGTTTTTACAGCAAATATCCCTCCGCGATACTGCATAGAGCTATAAATGTGTTGAAGATGTTTTTGGGCATGCTTAAAAAACTAAAGAATATAGCCGGTGAACATGCTGATAAATTTGAATCGGAAGGCTTTACAGCGTTTTTCACGATGATTAACAAAGAACTTGATGAGGAATATTTTGCCGTCATCCAAAACCATTTAAGGGAACTGGAATTCCGCGACGGAGTTTTGATCAGCGCTGAATTGGGAAAAGGCAATAAAGGTATCAATTACATACTTCGTAAACCACATGACAAAAAACAAAGCTGGATTGCCCGGATCTTTGCGAAAAAACAGCAAGCTCACACCTTATATATCAGTGATCGCGATGAAAACGGCGCCAGGGCGCTGTCGGAATTAAACGACAGGGGGATCAACCTTGTCGCCAACGCGCTCGCCCAGTCCACCGATCATATTCTCAGTTTCTTTAACGTATTGCGGATCGAATTGGCTTTTTACGTAGGCTGTTTGAATTTACACGGGCAGCTTTCCCAAAAGGGGGAGCCTATGTCCTTTCCTGTCCCAGTGGCGCCTAATGAACGCAGGCACTCTTTTAGCGGATTATACGATGTCTGTCTGGCTTTAAACTTGGAACAAAGCGTTGTGGGCAACGATGTGAATGCTGATAATAAAGACCTGGTGATCATCACAGGCGCCAACCAGGGCGGCAAATCGACTTTTTTGCGAAGCATAGGTTTGTGCCAATTGATGATGCAATGCGGTATGTTTGTGGCGGCGGAGTCTTTCTGTGCCAATATCTGCGACGGCCTTTTCACACATTACAAGCGGGAAGAAGACGCTGCCATGAACAGCGGGAAACTTGATGAAGAACTCAGCAGGATGAGCGATATCGTAGACAATATAAGGGCAGATTCCCTGCTGCTGTTCAATGAATCCTTTGCCGCGACAAACGAAAGAGAAGGCTCGGAGATCGCAAGGCAGATAATTTGCGCATTATTGGAAAAACGCATCAAGGTTTTCTTCGTTACGCATTTATATGATTTTGCGCATGGTTTTTATGATAAACAAACGGACAACGCCATTTTCCTGCGGGCTGAAAGACAAACGGGCGGAGAAAGGACTTTTAAAATAATTGAAGGTGAACCACTGCAAACTAGTTTTGGTAAAGATTTATATGACAGGATTTTCGAAACAAACGGCTAA
- a CDS encoding MutS-related protein, with protein sequence MAFHSILFERTEDSIKKETLEAPDFFVDLNLDQIVDAITSGWQEYNLKPFFYTSFKDIDSIKYRQEIMMDLENKTFFEHIKAFAQKMRVMREHLAQAGKLYYKYQKERWFLDAVEIYCEAVNCLLNDLTLADLKSRGFLAFREYITNYAKSFLFTSLLAETKKLTTDLSAVKYCLLIKDNWIKVSKYASEIDYSAEVVETFEKFKQGAVKDYRVKFSTWVDMNHVEAGVLDLVAQWYPDIFLILDEFYAKNSNYLDETIGVFDREIHFYVAYLEYIAIFKQAGLKFCYPQLSDEYKEVYDFEGFDLALANKLIAENLSVVCNDFHLKDKERIFVVSGPNQGGKTTFARTFGQLHYLAGIGCPVPGRQARLYLFDRLFTHFEKEENIKNLRGKLQDDLIRIHDILNQATSNSIIIMNEIFTSTTLKDAIFLGKKVMERIIQLDLLCVCVTFIDELASLSEKTVSLVSTVVPNNPALRTYKILRRPNNGPIYAISIAEKYRLTYDCIKERIKS encoded by the coding sequence ATGGCTTTCCACAGCATATTATTTGAAAGAACTGAAGACAGCATAAAAAAAGAAACCCTGGAAGCGCCCGACTTTTTTGTTGATTTAAATCTTGATCAGATTGTAGACGCCATCACGTCCGGTTGGCAGGAATATAATCTAAAACCTTTTTTTTACACTTCCTTCAAAGATATTGACTCGATCAAGTATCGTCAGGAAATAATGATGGATCTTGAAAATAAAACTTTTTTTGAGCATATAAAGGCCTTTGCGCAAAAAATGCGTGTAATGCGCGAACATCTAGCCCAAGCAGGCAAGCTTTACTATAAATACCAGAAGGAAAGATGGTTTTTAGACGCGGTAGAAATTTATTGCGAAGCCGTTAATTGCCTGCTAAATGATTTAACCCTGGCAGATTTAAAATCGCGCGGCTTCTTGGCCTTTCGTGAATATATAACGAACTATGCCAAATCCTTCCTTTTCACATCGCTTCTGGCGGAAACGAAAAAACTTACAACCGATTTGTCCGCCGTTAAATATTGCCTGCTCATTAAGGATAATTGGATCAAAGTCAGCAAGTATGCATCTGAAATTGATTACAGCGCCGAAGTGGTGGAAACATTCGAGAAATTTAAACAAGGAGCGGTGAAGGATTACCGAGTTAAATTTTCCACCTGGGTGGATATGAACCATGTTGAAGCTGGAGTGCTGGATTTGGTAGCCCAATGGTATCCCGACATTTTTTTAATTCTTGATGAGTTTTACGCTAAAAACAGCAATTATTTAGATGAAACGATCGGCGTTTTTGACCGGGAAATACATTTCTACGTAGCCTATTTGGAGTATATAGCAATATTCAAGCAAGCGGGACTGAAATTTTGTTACCCGCAGCTTTCAGATGAATACAAGGAAGTTTATGATTTTGAGGGATTTGATTTAGCCCTGGCCAATAAACTAATTGCCGAAAATTTGTCCGTCGTGTGCAATGATTTTCACCTGAAAGACAAGGAGCGCATATTTGTAGTATCCGGTCCGAACCAGGGCGGTAAAACAACCTTCGCCCGTACTTTCGGACAACTGCATTACCTGGCCGGCATAGGCTGTCCCGTCCCGGGCAGACAAGCGCGACTCTATCTGTTCGACAGGCTCTTTACCCATTTTGAGAAAGAAGAAAACATCAAGAATCTCCGCGGCAAACTGCAGGACGACCTGATCAGGATTCACGATATCCTAAACCAGGCCACATCAAACAGTATTATCATCATGAATGAGATTTTCACTTCCACAACCTTAAAAGACGCCATTTTTTTAGGTAAAAAGGTAATGGAAAGAATAATACAATTGGATTTGCTGTGCGTTTGTGTAACTTTCATAGATGAATTGGCTTCTTTAAGCGAGAAAACCGTAAGCCTGGTCAGCACGGTAGTGCCAAATAACCCAGCATTGCGAACCTATAAAATTTTAAGAAGGCCTAATAACGGACCCATATACGCGATATCAATTGCCGAAAAGTACAGACTTACCTACGATTGCATAAAGGAGCGCATTAAATCATGA
- a CDS encoding PLP-dependent aminotransferase family protein gives MFNLDWKPDKSSPVPLYLQIKEYIKDKIETGEWPVNSKIPSQRALAEIWKINRSTIVTAVDELISEGLLKGRSGSGTRIINNTWSLMTSTPPPDWNSYVQAGIHQPNFSTIQEINKAEFYPNIIRMGTGEPSPDLFPREMMKNVFNRLTDHIGSLGYEEPKGLLYLRDQVSKHLKTFGIDASPSSILIVSGALQALQLISIGLLHRGSTIFLEKPSYLYSLNVFQSAGMRLFGLPLDENGIQTKTITEQKRRQNASLLYTIPSFHNPTGVLMPETRRGELMDVCEQEQLPIIEDEVYRELWLDSPPPPPLKAIDKNGLVLHLGSMSKTLSPGLRIGWVVGPEPVIERLADIKMQTDYGSSSLSQWTAAEWLSSGLYHQHLEKVREELKVRREVMIEALQKHFSDIATWSVPKGGFYVWLRLLPALSIRKLFETSLEKGILLNPGHVYDQHASQYLRLSYSYASMSELKQCLPQLSLIIRQLLK, from the coding sequence ATGTTTAACCTAGATTGGAAACCGGATAAATCATCTCCAGTACCTCTTTATTTACAGATCAAGGAGTACATCAAAGACAAAATAGAAACCGGGGAATGGCCTGTAAACAGCAAAATTCCTTCGCAGCGCGCCCTGGCGGAAATCTGGAAAATCAACCGCAGTACGATCGTTACGGCTGTGGATGAATTGATATCAGAGGGATTGCTAAAAGGCAGAAGCGGAAGCGGAACGAGGATTATCAATAATACATGGTCCTTGATGACCTCCACCCCGCCCCCTGACTGGAACTCCTATGTCCAAGCGGGAATTCATCAACCCAATTTTTCTACGATACAGGAAATAAATAAAGCAGAGTTCTATCCCAATATCATTCGAATGGGTACGGGAGAGCCTTCCCCCGATTTATTCCCTCGTGAAATGATGAAAAACGTGTTTAACCGTTTGACGGATCACATAGGTTCACTTGGCTATGAAGAACCAAAGGGGTTACTTTATTTGAGAGACCAAGTCAGTAAGCATCTAAAAACGTTCGGTATCGATGCTTCCCCCTCTTCCATTTTGATTGTTTCAGGCGCCTTGCAGGCATTGCAGTTGATTTCAATCGGCCTGTTACACCGGGGATCTACTATCTTTCTGGAAAAGCCTTCGTATCTGTATTCCCTGAATGTATTTCAATCTGCCGGGATGAGATTATTTGGATTGCCTTTAGATGAAAACGGGATTCAAACTAAAACGATCACGGAACAAAAAAGGAGGCAAAATGCTTCGTTGCTCTATACGATCCCGTCCTTCCATAACCCAACGGGAGTCTTGATGCCGGAAACAAGACGAGGAGAACTGATGGATGTATGCGAACAGGAACAACTTCCGATCATTGAAGATGAAGTATACCGGGAACTTTGGCTGGATTCCCCGCCGCCTCCCCCTTTGAAAGCCATCGATAAAAATGGTCTCGTATTGCATCTTGGCAGCATGTCCAAAACATTGAGCCCAGGATTACGAATTGGTTGGGTAGTTGGGCCGGAACCGGTCATTGAACGATTGGCAGATATCAAAATGCAAACGGATTACGGTTCCAGTTCCCTTTCTCAATGGACCGCAGCAGAATGGCTTTCAAGCGGGCTCTATCACCAACATCTTGAAAAGGTCCGGGAAGAACTGAAGGTTCGAAGAGAGGTCATGATTGAGGCGCTGCAAAAACATTTTTCGGACATTGCGACTTGGAGTGTTCCCAAAGGCGGTTTTTATGTCTGGCTGCGATTATTGCCTGCACTTTCCATCCGGAAACTTTTTGAAACGTCATTAGAGAAGGGGATACTATTGAACCCTGGTCATGTATATGACCAACATGCCAGCCAGTATCTCAGATTGTCCTATTCTTACGCTTCCATGTCTGAATTGAAACAGTGTCTACCTCAACTGTCCTTGATTATCAGGCAGCTGCTCAAATAG
- a CDS encoding LysE/ArgO family amino acid transporter codes for MAAAFMHGFILAFGLILPLGVQNIFVFNQGALQKRFINALPVVLTASLCDTLLISLAVLGVSLVVLGSFWIKTIFLSTGIVFLLYMGWSTWKSTPGNHKSENNTAETFTPLKQIVFAASVSLLNPHAIMDTIGVIGTSSLNYNGAEKGAFTIACIVVSWLWFIGLAAVGRMTGELDKSGRFMVIINKISALIMWAAAIYIGFSLF; via the coding sequence ATGGCAGCAGCCTTTATGCACGGATTCATTCTGGCATTTGGACTCATTCTTCCGCTCGGTGTCCAAAACATTTTTGTTTTTAATCAGGGGGCCCTGCAGAAACGTTTCATCAATGCGCTCCCGGTTGTGCTGACGGCCTCACTCTGCGATACGCTTTTAATCAGTCTTGCTGTTCTAGGGGTTTCTTTGGTGGTCCTGGGCTCCTTTTGGATTAAGACGATATTCTTGAGTACAGGGATTGTATTTTTGCTGTATATGGGATGGAGCACATGGAAGAGTACCCCTGGAAATCATAAGAGCGAAAATAATACGGCAGAGACTTTTACCCCCTTGAAGCAAATTGTGTTTGCAGCATCAGTGTCGCTCTTGAACCCTCATGCGATCATGGACACGATTGGAGTGATCGGAACCAGTTCACTCAACTACAATGGGGCGGAAAAGGGGGCTTTTACAATAGCTTGTATTGTTGTTTCCTGGCTCTGGTTCATAGGCCTGGCCGCGGTAGGACGAATGACTGGAGAGTTAGATAAATCGGGGCGGTTTATGGTAATTATCAACAAAATCTCCGCTTTGATCATGTGGGCAGCGGCGATTTATATCGGGTTTTCACTATTCTAA
- a CDS encoding 4Fe-4S dicluster domain-containing protein, which yields MARVTFREERCKGCQLCLPVCPKGIISMSAQINSMGYHPAGVEEQDKCTGCALCALVCPDMVIEVEREERSA from the coding sequence TTGGCAAGAGTAACCTTTAGAGAGGAACGCTGCAAAGGCTGCCAGCTGTGTCTGCCGGTCTGCCCCAAGGGTATTATCAGTATGTCCGCGCAGATCAACAGCATGGGCTATCACCCTGCCGGGGTGGAAGAGCAGGACAAGTGCACCGGTTGCGCTTTGTGCGCGCTGGTGTGTCCCGACATGGTGATCGAAGTGGAGAGGGAGGAGAGGAGCGCTTGA
- a CDS encoding 3-methyl-2-oxobutanoate dehydrogenase subunit VorB, which translates to MTRLLMKGNEAIGEAAVRAGCRYFFGYPITPQSELTHYLARRLPEVGGLYLQAESEVASINMVYGAAGAGARVMTASSGPGISLMQEGLSFMAGAELPCVVVNLMRGGPGLGNIGPSQADYAQATKGGGHGDYHMIVLAPNSVQEIMDHTRRAFDLADQYRNPVMVMADGIMAQMMEPVDLEEDNQIQLPAKPWAATGTAYHEGRNVINSCFVIPEEMEVVNLRLEKKYQKMRQSEQLCDGYLLEDAEIVLVAFGTASRLCRSVVDKARQRGIPAGLIRPITLWPFPYDFIGEIAGKFKCMLAVEMNMGQMQEDVQLAVKGRIPVYHYGRLGGMVPVARDILEEVIKLYSGGADR; encoded by the coding sequence TTGACCAGGCTTTTGATGAAAGGAAACGAAGCTATCGGTGAAGCAGCGGTGCGGGCAGGCTGCCGCTACTTCTTTGGTTATCCTATAACGCCCCAAAGCGAGCTGACCCACTACCTGGCCAGACGCCTGCCGGAAGTAGGGGGCCTGTATTTGCAGGCAGAAAGCGAGGTAGCCTCGATCAATATGGTTTACGGCGCCGCCGGCGCAGGCGCAAGGGTGATGACCGCTTCCTCGGGACCAGGCATCAGCCTGATGCAGGAGGGTTTATCCTTTATGGCCGGCGCGGAACTCCCCTGTGTGGTTGTCAACCTGATGCGGGGTGGTCCTGGTTTGGGCAATATAGGGCCTTCCCAGGCGGATTATGCTCAGGCTACCAAGGGAGGCGGCCACGGAGATTACCACATGATCGTTCTGGCGCCTAATTCTGTACAGGAAATAATGGATCACACCAGGAGGGCCTTTGACCTTGCCGACCAGTACCGCAACCCGGTGATGGTGATGGCGGACGGGATTATGGCGCAGATGATGGAGCCGGTTGATCTGGAGGAAGATAATCAAATTCAGTTGCCGGCCAAACCCTGGGCGGCTACCGGGACGGCTTATCACGAGGGGAGAAACGTGATTAACTCCTGCTTTGTCATTCCGGAAGAAATGGAAGTTGTAAATTTAAGGCTGGAAAAGAAATACCAAAAGATGCGCCAAAGCGAGCAGCTCTGTGACGGTTACCTCCTGGAAGACGCGGAAATCGTCCTGGTGGCCTTTGGCACAGCTTCCAGGCTCTGCCGCTCGGTTGTGGACAAAGCCAGGCAGCGGGGTATTCCCGCCGGTCTGATCAGGCCTATTACCCTGTGGCCGTTTCCATATGATTTTATCGGAGAAATCGCTGGAAAGTTTAAGTGTATGCTTGCAGTGGAGATGAACATGGGACAAATGCAGGAGGATGTCCAACTGGCGGTCAAAGGCCGGATTCCCGTCTACCATTACGGCCGTCTGGGCGGGATGGTTCCGGTGGCCAGGGATATCCTGGAGGAAGTTATAAAGCTGTACAGCGGGGGTGCTGACCGATGA
- a CDS encoding thiamine pyrophosphate-dependent enzyme yields the protein MKKVFARPKTLKDVSYHYCPGCTHGIAHRLIAEAIDELGIQNTTIGLASVGCSVFTMDYFDMDMVQASHGRAPAVATGIKRVLPDRVIFTYQGDGDLAAIGTGEFVHAAARGENITVIFINNAVYGMTGGQMAPTTLMGQVTKTTPFGRKKEINGFPVKVCEMLAPLEGSAYLARVAVHSPKSIIQAKKVIKKSFEVQMAGLGFSLVEVLSTCPTNWGLSPLEAVKWLEDNMIPYYPLGEFKKPEGVA from the coding sequence ATGAAAAAGGTTTTTGCCAGGCCAAAAACATTAAAAGACGTATCCTATCACTACTGCCCCGGTTGTACCCACGGCATAGCCCACCGCCTGATAGCTGAAGCGATTGACGAACTGGGCATCCAGAACACCACGATTGGCTTGGCCTCAGTAGGATGTTCCGTTTTCACCATGGACTATTTTGATATGGATATGGTCCAGGCCTCACACGGGAGAGCCCCCGCAGTTGCTACAGGAATAAAGAGGGTCCTGCCGGACCGGGTCATTTTTACCTACCAGGGTGATGGAGACCTGGCGGCAATAGGCACAGGGGAATTTGTGCACGCTGCCGCGCGCGGCGAAAATATTACCGTTATTTTTATCAATAACGCTGTTTATGGTATGACCGGCGGCCAGATGGCGCCCACCACCCTAATGGGGCAGGTGACTAAAACCACTCCCTTTGGACGCAAAAAGGAGATTAACGGCTTTCCGGTCAAGGTCTGTGAAATGCTTGCGCCATTGGAAGGTTCAGCTTACCTGGCCAGGGTAGCCGTGCACAGTCCCAAGTCAATTATCCAGGCCAAAAAGGTCATTAAAAAGTCTTTCGAGGTCCAAATGGCAGGGCTGGGTTTTTCCCTGGTGGAGGTGCTTTCCACCTGTCCGACCAACTGGGGTCTATCTCCTCTGGAAGCCGTAAAATGGCTTGAGGACAATATGATCCCTTACTATCCACTTGGTGAGTTCAAAAAGCCGGAGGGGGTGGCCTGA
- a CDS encoding 2-oxoacid:acceptor oxidoreductase family protein — MLEEIYIAGFGGQGALSTGQLLAQAGLLEGKCVSYVPVYGVEKRGGVANCGVTISDREISSPIVTEPTVLVVMNNSSLARYQESVVPGGMIIINSSLVESPVTRSDVKVVSIRANEEAEALGNVKVANNVILGALLELTGVASIKGVEQSLKEVFPKRHHHMIPANVKALERGAELVRTHKFSRTD; from the coding sequence ATGCTGGAGGAAATTTATATTGCCGGTTTTGGCGGGCAAGGAGCTTTGTCAACCGGTCAGTTGCTCGCTCAGGCGGGGTTATTGGAAGGAAAGTGTGTTTCCTACGTCCCGGTCTACGGGGTGGAAAAAAGGGGTGGGGTGGCCAACTGCGGTGTCACCATCTCGGACCGTGAAATCAGTTCGCCCATTGTTACCGAGCCGACAGTCCTGGTCGTGATGAACAATTCCTCACTGGCGAGATATCAGGAGTCGGTGGTCCCGGGCGGTATGATTATTATTAACAGTTCCCTGGTAGAGTCGCCGGTTACCCGGAGCGACGTTAAGGTTGTAAGCATCCGGGCCAATGAGGAAGCGGAAGCGCTGGGGAACGTCAAGGTGGCTAACAACGTCATCCTGGGGGCTTTGCTTGAGTTAACCGGGGTAGCGTCCATAAAAGGAGTGGAACAATCCTTAAAGGAAGTCTTTCCAAAGCGGCACCACCACATGATCCCGGCCAACGTCAAGGCGCTCGAAAGAGGGGCCGAACTGGTCAGGACGCATAAATTTTCCCGGACGGATTAA
- a CDS encoding M20/M25/M40 family metallo-hydrolase, translated as MVKSERILNEFLELVQVDSVSGKERDMADLLKRKLSEIGLEVSEDNAGREVGSDTGNIIGKLPGKSGAPVLLLSAHMDTVEPGSGVKPLIDGELVRSSGDTVLGADDKAGIAAILEVLRLVREQNIEHGGLEVVFTIWEEGGLFGSKNLDYSQLAATAGFVLDSDGPPGTIVTRAPWQDHIGATITGRSAHAGINPEQGINAIMVASQAIAGMKVGRIDEETTSNIGIISGGKATNIVPDSVTIQGEARSLVHAKLTAQTSHMCETLQKAAGKFGAKAKIVVDRQYDGFRLDEQSLPVRLASSAAKNLGLTASLKNTGGGSDANSYNSKGIPAVVLGIGMSKVHTTEEFISLADLSGNARYLLEIVRATQALP; from the coding sequence ATGGTTAAATCTGAACGTATTCTAAATGAATTTTTAGAACTCGTCCAGGTCGACAGCGTATCCGGCAAAGAGCGGGACATGGCTGATCTGCTCAAAAGAAAACTTTCAGAAATTGGCCTGGAGGTAAGTGAAGACAACGCCGGCCGGGAAGTTGGGTCGGATACCGGCAACATTATCGGCAAGCTGCCTGGAAAGAGCGGAGCTCCTGTGTTGCTGCTGTCTGCCCACATGGATACGGTAGAACCCGGCAGTGGGGTCAAGCCCCTGATTGACGGGGAGTTGGTCCGATCTTCCGGTGATACTGTACTTGGGGCCGACGACAAGGCCGGCATCGCCGCCATTCTTGAGGTTTTGCGGTTGGTCAGGGAGCAAAACATTGAACATGGCGGCCTGGAGGTTGTTTTTACCATCTGGGAAGAAGGCGGGCTTTTTGGTTCCAAGAACCTGGATTACAGCCAACTGGCGGCAACAGCCGGTTTTGTGCTTGACAGCGACGGGCCGCCTGGTACGATCGTTACCAGGGCTCCATGGCAGGACCATATAGGAGCGACCATCACAGGCAGGTCGGCCCACGCCGGGATTAACCCCGAGCAAGGGATTAATGCGATTATGGTAGCCTCCCAGGCCATTGCCGGGATGAAGGTTGGTCGCATTGACGAAGAGACCACCAGCAATATCGGTATTATTTCAGGTGGTAAAGCAACCAATATTGTCCCCGACAGTGTAACCATCCAGGGTGAGGCGCGCAGCTTGGTCCACGCCAAGTTAACAGCGCAGACTTCACATATGTGTGAAACTCTACAAAAAGCTGCTGGTAAATTTGGCGCCAAAGCCAAAATTGTGGTAGATAGGCAATATGATGGATTTAGACTGGATGAGCAATCTCTTCCTGTCCGCCTGGCCTCAAGCGCAGCTAAAAACTTGGGATTAACCGCCAGCCTGAAAAATACCGGCGGGGGCAGCGACGCCAATAGTTATAACAGTAAAGGTATTCCAGCGGTTGTGCTGGGTATCGGGATGAGTAAAGTCCATACAACAGAGGAATTTATCAGCCTGGCCGACCTCAGCGGCAATGCCCGTTACCTTTTAGAAATTGTACGCGCAACCCAGGCTCTACCCTGA